The window GGCGATATTTTAACGGGGAAAGTTCAGCGTTTAGCGAGCTTTGGCGCATTTATCGACCTTGGTGGTATCGATGGCTTAGTGCATATATCTCAAGTAGCACATGAGCATGTGGATGATGTATCAGCCATCTTACATGAAGGGCAAGAAGTGAAAGTAAAGGTGCTTTCTGTTGATCCGCTAAATGAGCGCGTTTCATTATCGATTAAAGATACGTTAGCTGGGCCTTGGGTTAATATCGAAGCTAATGCTGCAAAGGGCTACGTATTGAATGGTGTTGTAAAGCGTTTAGTAACGTTTGGTGCCTTTGTTGAAGTGTTCCCAGGGGTTGAAGGGCTTGTGCATATTTCGCAAATCGCTCATAAACACATTAATACACCACATGAAGTGCTAAAAGAGGGACAAGAAGTAGAAGTCAAAGTGCTTGAAGTGAACGAACAAGAAAAACGTTTAGCATTAAGCATTAAGGCGTTACAAGATAGTCCGGAAAAAGAAGAAGAATTCGAATATGAATTACCGGTAGAAACAACAGGCTTCTCATTTGGTGATTTCATTGGAGATAAATTAAAGGGATTTAAATAAACAATAATCCAAAACGAATTTAGGGAGAGTAACCTGTCCTAAATTCGTTTTTTTATTAGAATGTTGTGAAAAAATGATATAACAGGCAAATTCGTGTATAATACATAAAAGATAAGTGTTTGGAAGGATGAAGTACAGATGACAAAACCAGTAATCGCCATCGTAGGACGTCCGAACGTAGGTAAATCAACAATTTTTAATCGTATTGTTGGAGAGCGTGTATCGATCGTGGAAGATATCCCTGGAGTTACACGTGACCGTATTTATAGTTCGGCTGATTGGCTAGCACATGAATTTAATATCATTGATACAGGTGGTATTGAAATAGGTGACGAACCATTTTTAGAGCAAATTCGTCAGCAAGCAGAAATCGCAATTGAAGAAGCAGATGTTATTATTTTCCTGGCTAATGGTCGTGAAGGTGTGACAGCAGCGGATGAACAAGTTGCAAAAATTTTATATAAAACGAAGAAACCAGTTATTTTAGGGGTCAATAAAATTGATAACCCGGATATGCGTCATATGATTTATGATTTCTATTCTTTAGGTTTCGGAGAGCCTTGGCCAATTTCTGGTTCACACGGCTTAGGGTTAGGGGACCTACTTGATGAATGTGCGAAACATTTCCCGCAACAAGATGAAGAACAATATGGTGAGGAAACAATTAAATTCTCATTAATTGGACGTCCAAATGTAGGTAAATCTTCATTAGTGAACGCATTTTTAGGACAAGATCGTGTTATTGTAAGTGATATTCAAGGGACGACACGTGATGCAATTGACTCACCATATACGCATGATGATCAAGATTATGTCATCATTGATACAGCAGGTATGCGTAAAAAAGGGAAAGTGTATGAATCAACAGAGAAATATTCTGTTTTACGTGCATTACGAGCGATTGAACGTTCGGATGTTGTCTTAGTTATTTTAAACGCAGACGAAGGTATTCAAGAACAGGATAAAAAAATTGCTGGTTATGCCCATGAGGCTGGAAAAGCGGTTATTATCGTTGTTAATAAATGGGATGCCATTGAAAAAGATGAAAAAACAATGAATTTTTATACGGAGCAAATTCGTGAGCATTTCTTATTTTTAGATTATGCACCGATTGTCTTTGTATCAGCTAAAACAAAACAACGTGTATTAACGATTTTACCAATTATTCAACGCGTTAGTGAAAATCATGCGATGCGTATTCAATCTTCTATCTTGAATGAAGTGATTGAAGATGCAGTTGCACGTAATCCGGCTCCAACAGATAAAGGACGCCGTTTACGTATTTACTATGCAACACAAGTGGCAATTAAGCCGCCGACATTTGTTGTCTTTGTAAATGAACCAGAGTTAATGCACTTCTCTTATGTGCGTTTCTTAGAAAACCGTATACGTGATACGTTTGATTTCGAAGGTACACCTTTACGTTTAATTACGCGTGCTCGTGACTAATTAATCGGATTTATTAGGCGGAACGCGCACTTGATTAGATTCTTTTAAAAAAATACTTTCCTTTTCACAGCAGAGGCGCTAGTTTATTTCGATGAACTAGCGTTTTTGTACAACAAAGGAACGTACACGAAAATTGTCTATTACCTCTCTAAACTTTGGAGGATGACGGAGGATAATTATGATGGAAAATGTAGTAGTTTTAGGTGCTGGCTCATGGGGGACTGCGTTAGCAATTGTATTGGCTGAAAACGGCCATAATACATTAATTTGGTCTCACCGCGAGGATCAAGCAAACGAAATAAATGAACAACATACAAATAAAAAATATTTGCCAAATACAAGTTTACCTGTAAATTTGGTCGCGACACATGATTTGGAAAAAGCGGCAAAACATGCTTCAACAATTGTCATGGCGGTTCCTACAAAAGGAATTCGTGAAGTTTGCGCAAATATATCACAATTTTTAAATGAAAAAACATTATTTACTCATGTATCTAAAGGGATTGAACCTGATTCATTAATGTGTATTTCTGAAATAATGAAGGAAAGCTTAAATCCTGAAATTCTTGAAGACATTGTTGTGCTATCAGGGCCATCCCATGCGGAAGAAGTTGTATTGCAGCATCCTACGACAATTGCAGCAACGTGTGCAAACTTGGAAGCAGCAGAGAAAGTGCAGGATTTATTTATGAATCACTATCTCCGCGTGTATACAAATGATGATGTCATCGGTGTTGAAATTGGTGGCGCATTAAAAAATGTTATTGCGTTAGCTGCGGGAATTACGGATGGCCTGCAATATGGTGATAATGCAAAAGCCGCGCTCATAACACGTGGTTTAGCTGAAATTACAAGATTAGGTGTAAAAATGGGCGGTAATCCATTTACGTTTGCTGGTTTGACGGGTATGGGTGACTTAATTGTTACTTGTACAAGTGTTCACTCTAGGAACTGGCGCGCAGGAAATATGCTTGGTAAAGGGATGAAATTGCCGCAAGTGCTAGAAGAAATGGGCATGGTTGTAGAAGGTGTTCGAACAACGAAAGCCGCCCACCAATTAGCCCAAAAATATAATGTTACGATGCC is drawn from Solibacillus sp. R5-41 and contains these coding sequences:
- the rpsA gene encoding 30S ribosomal protein S1; protein product: MSEEMNLGLDQEFHEGDIVKGVAEQVEDKSVTVSIKGAPFNGIIPISELSSLHIEKASDVVSVGDTLELIITKVEESNFVLSKRKVDALQAWDQLEAKLASGEVFEAEVKDVVKGGLVVDLGVRGFVPASLVEDHFVENFDDYKGRTMSFKITELDKEKGRLILSHRAVLEEQKSSKKKQIINSIQDGDILTGKVQRLASFGAFIDLGGIDGLVHISQVAHEHVDDVSAILHEGQEVKVKVLSVDPLNERVSLSIKDTLAGPWVNIEANAAKGYVLNGVVKRLVTFGAFVEVFPGVEGLVHISQIAHKHINTPHEVLKEGQEVEVKVLEVNEQEKRLALSIKALQDSPEKEEEFEYELPVETTGFSFGDFIGDKLKGFK
- the der gene encoding ribosome biogenesis GTPase Der, with the translated sequence MTKPVIAIVGRPNVGKSTIFNRIVGERVSIVEDIPGVTRDRIYSSADWLAHEFNIIDTGGIEIGDEPFLEQIRQQAEIAIEEADVIIFLANGREGVTAADEQVAKILYKTKKPVILGVNKIDNPDMRHMIYDFYSLGFGEPWPISGSHGLGLGDLLDECAKHFPQQDEEQYGEETIKFSLIGRPNVGKSSLVNAFLGQDRVIVSDIQGTTRDAIDSPYTHDDQDYVIIDTAGMRKKGKVYESTEKYSVLRALRAIERSDVVLVILNADEGIQEQDKKIAGYAHEAGKAVIIVVNKWDAIEKDEKTMNFYTEQIREHFLFLDYAPIVFVSAKTKQRVLTILPIIQRVSENHAMRIQSSILNEVIEDAVARNPAPTDKGRRLRIYYATQVAIKPPTFVVFVNEPELMHFSYVRFLENRIRDTFDFEGTPLRLITRARD
- a CDS encoding NAD(P)H-dependent glycerol-3-phosphate dehydrogenase: MENVVVLGAGSWGTALAIVLAENGHNTLIWSHREDQANEINEQHTNKKYLPNTSLPVNLVATHDLEKAAKHASTIVMAVPTKGIREVCANISQFLNEKTLFTHVSKGIEPDSLMCISEIMKESLNPEILEDIVVLSGPSHAEEVVLQHPTTIAATCANLEAAEKVQDLFMNHYLRVYTNDDVIGVEIGGALKNVIALAAGITDGLQYGDNAKAALITRGLAEITRLGVKMGGNPFTFAGLTGMGDLIVTCTSVHSRNWRAGNMLGKGMKLPQVLEEMGMVVEGVRTTKAAHQLAQKYNVTMPITSALYEVLFNNMEPKEAVDQLMIRMKKREIDEM